The following DNA comes from Gemmatimonadota bacterium.
GAAGGTCCCGTCGTCGAGAAACTCATGCCCGAAGCCACCCACGAGAACCGGGGCGCCGACCTCACGGCTGTATCCCTGCACGCGCGTAACCACGTCGGCAGCGTCCGGATGCGTCAGCTGCGTCGGAAACGTGACCTCGGGCATCACGACCAGCCCTACCGAGCCAGGCGCAAGCCTCGGCATCAACCGGTCGAGCGACGCGAACGTGCTGTCCAGCACGACGCTATCGTCGAGCTTGATGCGCTGGGGAATGTTCGGCTGCACGACCGCGACCTCACCGACCGCCCTCATCTGCAGCGTGTTGGCCCGCCAAACGCTCCACCCCATGGGCAGCACGAGAACGGCCACGATGATCGCGCCCTGGCGGCGCCATCCCCGGCCTTCTCGGAGGCTTAGCACGAGGCCAGCAACGAGCCCGTTCACCAATGCGAGCCAGAACGTCAGTCCACGCGCACCGATGATCTCCGCGAAACCGATCAGCTCCGGGAATCCCGACAGCGACGACCCCAGGCCGAGCCAGGAGAACGCCAGCGTGTCCGGCAGATGCGCGCGGAACCACTCGGCGGCGGTCCACGTGATGGGGAGCGCGAGCCAGAGCGGGACATGGACCGTGTGCACCGCGCGGTGCAGCATCCAGCCGAAGAGTACCGCGACCCCTGTCAGCGCCAGCCAGGAGCCGAGGAACGCGAGGATCGCGAGCTTCGAGAACCAGATCAGGGCGACCAGAATCCAGTAGAAGAGGATCCCGAAGTACACGGCTCCGAACACCGTCGCCCCGCGGACCGCCGCGCGCCGTCCTTTGCTTCCCGAAGGGAGGCCCTGCACCCACACCGCCATGGGCACCAGCCCGACGAAAGGGAGGATCAGCGGATGCAGAGGCGGGAAAGAGAGCGCGAGCAAAACTGCGGAAACCGCCGGAAGCAGTCGTTCGCCCGGCCTCGGCCAGAGCAGGATCTTCAAGCCGGCGAACCGGCCGCCACGAGTGGAGGCCGGCGTACCGTCGTTCACTACACCGCTACCGCGTGGCCCGCTTCAGCGGATTCATAAGCGGCCTCGATCAAGCGCATGAGCGCTACTTGCTCCTCAGGAACCTCGATTTCGCCGCGTCCAGAGACACCGCGCACGAACTGGTCGATCA
Coding sequences within:
- the lnt gene encoding apolipoprotein N-acyltransferase, whose product is MNDGTPASTRGGRFAGLKILLWPRPGERLLPAVSAVLLALSFPPLHPLILPFVGLVPMAVWVQGLPSGSKGRRAAVRGATVFGAVYFGILFYWILVALIWFSKLAILAFLGSWLALTGVAVLFGWMLHRAVHTVHVPLWLALPITWTAAEWFRAHLPDTLAFSWLGLGSSLSGFPELIGFAEIIGARGLTFWLALVNGLVAGLVLSLREGRGWRRQGAIIVAVLVLPMGWSVWRANTLQMRAVGEVAVVQPNIPQRIKLDDSVVLDSTFASLDRLMPRLAPGSVGLVVMPEVTFPTQLTHPDAADVVTRVQGYSREVGAPVLVGGFGHEFLDDGTFIKYNSAFLVEPQGLTDFQYDKRYLVPMVERVPLLPRNWVPTLRHFGTYGKGEGWPLVEAGDHLYGVLICYESTYAAAARSFRRAGADVLLNITNDAWYGREPLYTRTTALWQHPAHMVLRAIENRVGVARAANTGISLFIDPVGRVYNTTSLFEADIRIDTVYTTDIVTFYVKYGDLVGDGAALAALLLTLASLWLSRPAPSLVRIRKWRIWDWEREEVRWGKHDRRSI